Proteins found in one Mycoplasma sp. 1578d genomic segment:
- a CDS encoding energy-coupling factor transporter ATPase: MQIKLNNVEHIFSKNTPWEFKALNGVSITINQGEYIGVIGQTGSGKTTFIQHLNALLNPTEGEVSWIFEHEPNANKEILLKLPIYKKRFFSFLYPKTKKLKKSFKFKASKLIRNKIGVVFQFAEYQLFKQTVLEDIIFAPVAFGMNKELAKEKAKTYIKLVGLSEDYLKRSPFDLSGGQKRRVALAGILALEPQVLVVDEPTAGLDPVGVVEILDILTKLNQQGTTVVNVTHDLDHVLERAKRAIVFKDGLICKDGTPYEILNDIEFLQQNNLQPPRLLDFVHKLRNRGLKVPPVCSVEELAQWINSQGGK, translated from the coding sequence ATGCAAATAAAATTAAATAATGTCGAACATATTTTTTCAAAAAATACTCCTTGAGAATTTAAAGCTCTAAATGGTGTATCGATTACTATTAATCAAGGTGAATATATTGGTGTTATCGGACAAACAGGAAGCGGAAAAACTACTTTTATTCAACATTTAAACGCTTTATTAAATCCTACTGAAGGTGAAGTTTCTTGGATTTTTGAGCACGAACCAAACGCCAATAAGGAAATACTGCTTAAATTACCTATTTATAAAAAACGTTTTTTCAGTTTTTTATATCCAAAAACTAAAAAATTAAAAAAATCGTTTAAATTTAAGGCGTCTAAATTAATTAGAAACAAAATCGGAGTTGTGTTTCAATTTGCTGAATACCAATTATTTAAACAAACTGTTTTAGAAGATATTATTTTTGCTCCGGTGGCTTTTGGAATGAATAAAGAATTAGCAAAAGAAAAGGCTAAAACTTATATTAAACTTGTTGGATTAAGTGAAGATTATTTAAAGCGAAGTCCCTTTGATTTATCTGGTGGTCAAAAACGCCGAGTTGCTCTTGCTGGTATTTTAGCTCTTGAGCCACAAGTTCTGGTAGTGGATGAACCCACTGCCGGTCTTGATCCTGTAGGAGTAGTGGAAATTTTGGATATTCTCACTAAATTAAACCAACAAGGAACCACTGTTGTTAATGTTACTCACGATTTAGATCATGTTTTAGAACGTGCTAAAAGAGCAATAGTTTTTAAAGATGGATTAATCTGTAAAGATGGAACTCCTTACGAAATTCTCAATGATATTGAATTTTTACAACAAAATAACCTTCAACCTCCGCGTTTGCTTGATTTTGTCCACAAATTACGAAACCGCGGACTTAAGGTGCCTCCTGTTTGTTCGGTAGAAGAATTAGCTCAATGAATTAATTCTCAAGGAGGAAAATAA
- a CDS encoding energy-coupling factor transporter transmembrane protein EcfT produces MKSVFGRYIPRKGFFYNIDPRLKIIIVVFYVVFAFMAKNYIDSLILLIPLLTVYLIVVKKVKSVIKMAKFPIIMAIVIFLINLLTIKYGDVSKAFTNEKPFPWYLTYPDFPMDGKHDQNLVISMLALNRSIALFLRVFTMILSTTLLTNTTRPILLTKAIEDLMFPLKLLFIPTQIIAMIISIALRFIPTLLDESQRIMKAQSSRGIDFKNGKLKDKAVAFSTLIIPLFVSSFAKADDLSDAMQTRGYEPYSKRTKYRQLNLSWRDLVVTLFIIALGLLIGFNTYYGSHYLPVFWIVQLGIY; encoded by the coding sequence ATGAAAAGTGTTTTTGGAAGATATATTCCTCGAAAAGGTTTCTTTTACAATATTGATCCACGCTTAAAAATTATTATTGTTGTTTTTTATGTTGTTTTTGCTTTTATGGCAAAAAATTACATTGATAGTTTGATTTTATTAATTCCACTTTTAACCGTTTATTTAATTGTTGTTAAAAAAGTTAAATCAGTAATTAAAATGGCTAAATTCCCTATTATTATGGCTATTGTTATCTTTTTAATTAATTTATTGACTATTAAATATGGAGATGTATCAAAAGCTTTTACAAACGAAAAGCCATTCCCGTGATATTTAACATATCCAGATTTTCCAATGGATGGCAAACATGATCAAAATTTAGTTATTAGTATGTTAGCTTTAAACCGTAGTATTGCTCTCTTTTTAAGAGTTTTTACCATGATTTTGTCAACTACTTTATTAACTAATACAACTCGACCAATTCTACTGACTAAAGCAATTGAAGATTTAATGTTCCCGCTTAAACTCTTGTTTATTCCAACTCAAATTATTGCTATGATTATTTCAATTGCCTTACGTTTTATTCCAACGCTTTTAGATGAATCACAACGTATTATGAAGGCTCAAAGCTCAAGAGGGATTGATTTTAAAAATGGTAAATTAAAAGATAAAGCCGTGGCTTTTTCAACCTTAATTATTCCACTCTTTGTCTCGAGTTTTGCAAAAGCTGATGATTTAAGTGATGCCATGCAAACTCGTGGTTATGAGCCATATTCAAAAAGAACTAAATATCGTCAATTAAATCTTTCATGAAGAGATTTAGTGGTAACCTTATTTATTATTGCTCTGGGATTATTAATTGGATTTAACACTTATTATGGTTCGCATTATTTACCGGTCTTTTGAATTGTTCAATTAGGTATTTATTAA
- the trmB gene encoding tRNA (guanosine(46)-N7)-methyltransferase TrmB yields MRLRHNKNAAGELAQSRYFLNQFPIQLNDQSVLEIGAGKGEMITQMALNNPNKTFYALEKYPTVAHKILKKINQLELNNLFIITKDAVQIPELFNGKINELWLTFCDPWPKNAHEKRRLTYKNFLALYETILSRNGKLKFKTDNDKLFEYSVESFKQNNWEILGLTNNLHQSKFNKDNYPTGYEIKWSSKGKNINYLEARKI; encoded by the coding sequence ATGAGATTAAGACATAATAAAAATGCAGCCGGTGAATTAGCGCAATCTCGTTATTTTTTAAATCAATTTCCGATTCAATTAAATGATCAAAGCGTATTAGAAATTGGAGCTGGGAAAGGCGAAATGATTACTCAAATGGCTTTGAATAATCCGAATAAAACTTTTTATGCTCTTGAAAAATATCCAACTGTAGCTCATAAAATCTTAAAAAAAATTAACCAGCTTGAATTAAATAATTTATTCATTATAACAAAGGATGCTGTTCAGATACCAGAATTATTTAATGGCAAAATAAATGAATTATGATTAACTTTTTGTGATCCATGACCCAAAAATGCCCACGAAAAAAGAAGGTTAACATATAAAAACTTTTTAGCTTTATATGAAACGATTCTCTCAAGAAATGGAAAGCTTAAATTTAAAACCGACAATGATAAATTGTTTGAATATTCGGTTGAATCGTTTAAGCAGAATAATTGAGAAATTCTCGGATTAACAAACAATTTGCATCAAAGCAAATTTAATAAAGACAATTATCCTACCGGATATGAGATTAAATGGTCAAGCAAAGGGAAAAATATTAATTATCTTGAGGCAAGAAAAATCTAG
- a CDS encoding FAD-dependent oxidoreductase: MRILVVGANHAGTSFLRTLQTINPQDNVVVYDRNTNTSFLGCGIALWVGGEFESPEGLFYSSPKILREEYNVDLKTEHEVIKIDRAKKEVVVKDVATGKEFTDTYDKLVFAGGTWPIEPPFKGKEYKNIMLSKLFQHAQKIHEAADDKKVKDVVIVGAGYIGVELVEAFHLKGKNVTLIDLQERVIPNYFDPEFTDVMEKRMKDAGVKLQLGESVVEFKSKDGVHVSSVVTNKGEYKADLVILSIGFKPRTEALSDVEKLPNGAIVVDEYQRSVSDKDIYVIGDSASMMNKVTGKNCHIALATNAVKTGLIAAMNIAGINVPFPGVVGTNAINVFDCHYASTGMTKASAERFGLTNVAEEYFIDNDRPEFMKEHDKVAIKLTYDKTNYKLIGVQIGSWGKFYHTEVIFMFALAIQKGLTLPEIALTDVYFLPHFNKPFNFFLVAMLNALGIKYKK; this comes from the coding sequence ATGAGAATTTTAGTTGTCGGAGCTAACCACGCAGGAACATCGTTTTTAAGAACTTTACAAACAATTAATCCTCAAGACAATGTTGTGGTTTACGACCGAAACACTAACACATCATTTTTAGGATGTGGAATTGCTTTATGGGTTGGGGGAGAATTTGAATCACCTGAAGGATTATTCTATTCATCTCCAAAAATCCTTAGAGAAGAATACAATGTTGATTTAAAAACAGAACATGAAGTGATAAAAATTGACAGAGCTAAAAAAGAAGTTGTAGTTAAAGATGTAGCAACAGGAAAAGAATTTACTGATACATACGACAAATTAGTTTTTGCTGGAGGAACTTGACCAATTGAACCTCCTTTTAAAGGAAAAGAATACAAAAACATTATGCTTTCAAAACTTTTCCAACATGCTCAAAAAATTCATGAAGCTGCTGATGATAAAAAAGTTAAAGACGTTGTTATTGTCGGAGCCGGATACATTGGGGTTGAATTAGTAGAAGCATTCCACTTAAAAGGTAAAAATGTTACTTTAATTGACTTACAAGAAAGAGTAATTCCTAACTACTTTGATCCTGAATTTACAGACGTAATGGAAAAACGTATGAAAGATGCAGGAGTTAAATTACAACTTGGTGAATCAGTTGTTGAATTTAAATCAAAAGATGGAGTACATGTATCTTCAGTTGTAACTAACAAAGGTGAATATAAAGCTGATTTAGTAATTTTATCAATTGGATTTAAACCAAGAACAGAAGCTCTTAGTGATGTTGAAAAATTACCAAACGGCGCAATAGTTGTAGATGAATATCAACGTTCAGTTTCAGATAAAGATATTTATGTAATTGGTGATTCAGCATCAATGATGAACAAAGTAACAGGAAAAAACTGCCACATAGCTCTTGCTACTAATGCTGTTAAAACAGGATTAATTGCGGCAATGAACATTGCTGGAATTAATGTTCCTTTCCCTGGTGTAGTTGGAACTAATGCAATTAACGTGTTTGATTGCCACTATGCTTCAACTGGTATGACTAAAGCTTCAGCAGAAAGATTTGGGCTTACAAATGTAGCTGAAGAATATTTTATTGACAATGATCGTCCAGAATTCATGAAAGAACATGATAAAGTTGCAATTAAACTTACATATGATAAAACCAACTACAAATTAATCGGTGTTCAAATTGGTTCATGAGGAAAATTCTATCATACAGAAGTAATCTTTATGTTTGCACTAGCCATTCAGAAAGGACTTACACTTCCTGAAATTGCTTTAACAGATGTTTACTTCTTACCACACTTCAATAAACCATTTAACTTCTTCTTAGTAGCAATGCTTAATGCTCTTGGAATTAAATATAAAAAATAA
- a CDS encoding phosphotransferase: MKKIKLGFTNESYKDEKFFVQKKIPNQFNHKIDYSILSSLDFVPKLFENSKQWLKFEFIENIDFELTDQVLIQIADYLKTIHNSKLPFPKTNHAARVKQYRKVLKDKNIQIEILNKYYKRINLILSKMENNRPLHNDLFKTNILMDKNQKLWIVDWEYASMGDKHFDLAYFITSNNLNKHQEKVFLDRYESYWEEYLYQHKILIYYLIILWLNNQETMPFDDKPFYQLVEQSVQEYENKKKNNEFAK; the protein is encoded by the coding sequence ATGAAAAAAATTAAGCTTGGTTTTACTAACGAATCCTACAAGGATGAAAAATTTTTTGTCCAAAAGAAAATACCCAATCAATTTAATCACAAAATTGATTATTCAATTTTAAGTTCGTTAGATTTTGTTCCTAAATTATTTGAAAACTCAAAACAATGATTAAAATTTGAGTTTATTGAAAATATTGATTTTGAACTTACTGATCAAGTTTTAATTCAAATTGCCGATTATTTAAAAACAATTCATAATTCAAAATTACCATTTCCAAAAACTAATCACGCAGCTCGTGTTAAACAATATCGAAAAGTCCTTAAGGATAAAAATATTCAAATTGAAATTTTAAATAAATATTATAAACGAATTAACTTAATTTTATCTAAAATGGAAAATAACCGTCCTTTGCACAATGACTTATTTAAAACTAATATTTTAATGGATAAAAATCAAAAGCTTTGGATTGTTGATTGAGAATACGCAAGTATGGGTGATAAACATTTTGATTTAGCTTATTTTATTACCAGTAATAACCTTAATAAGCATCAGGAAAAAGTCTTTTTAGACCGCTATGAATCATATTGAGAAGAATATTTGTACCAACACAAAATTCTGATTTATTATTTAATTATTTTATGATTAAATAATCAAGAAACTATGCCTTTTGATGATAAACCTTTTTATCAATTGGTTGAACAAAGTGTTCAAGAATATGAAAACAAAAAGAAAAACAACGAGTTTGCAAAATAA
- a CDS encoding phosphatidate cytidylyltransferase yields MNLDNKAKNSLFYQRVMPSLFLFIFLLLFFVIFRLSFYTFTQFNWGNSSDIAKIILRIIALLLYALIGFWAFYELSDSFTKNKNSSLILSIFQLVPLFLGSNYLIDNEKRDVSLILNFVYSEWIFYVLIISNALIFVIIRLITVENINYQNLIIRALVYLIFSFLIAMFLKIFVFLMKTHSGLSYIIILIAGSSAADIGGFVFGRKFGNKFFKNRLAPNISPQKTWEGFIGGWIFSFLVIITLVVLLNFTDQISQISGRNYFDILFTFPQNSENWISIAKASLILFTIALPIIATIGDLSFSSIKRWNEIKDFSNILKGHGGLLDRLDSIIFVFVLFSLLTIIFK; encoded by the coding sequence ATGAATTTAGATAATAAAGCAAAAAATTCTTTATTTTATCAAAGAGTTATGCCCTCTTTGTTTTTGTTTATTTTTTTGCTTTTATTTTTTGTTATTTTTAGACTCTCTTTTTATACTTTTACTCAGTTTAATTGGGGTAATTCTTCTGATATAGCTAAAATAATTCTTAGAATTATTGCCTTACTTTTATATGCTTTAATTGGGTTTTGGGCTTTTTATGAATTAAGTGATTCATTTACAAAAAATAAAAATAGTTCACTTATTTTAAGCATTTTTCAATTGGTACCGTTATTTTTAGGTTCAAACTATTTAATCGATAATGAAAAAAGAGATGTTTCACTAATACTTAATTTTGTTTATTCTGAATGAATTTTTTATGTCCTAATTATTTCTAATGCATTGATTTTTGTGATAATTCGTCTTATAACAGTTGAAAATATTAATTATCAAAATCTAATTATTCGGGCACTTGTTTATTTAATTTTTAGTTTTTTGATAGCTATGTTTTTAAAGATTTTTGTTTTTTTAATGAAAACGCATTCTGGACTATCATACATTATTATTTTAATCGCCGGTTCTAGTGCCGCTGATATTGGCGGTTTTGTTTTTGGAAGAAAATTTGGAAATAAATTTTTTAAAAATCGTTTAGCCCCAAATATCAGTCCTCAAAAAACGTGAGAAGGTTTTATCGGCGGATGAATCTTTTCGTTTTTAGTTATAATAACACTTGTTGTTCTACTTAATTTTACCGATCAAATATCTCAAATTAGTGGTAGAAATTACTTTGATATTTTATTTACTTTCCCTCAAAATAGTGAGAATTGAATATCTATTGCAAAAGCATCATTAATTTTATTCACAATTGCTCTTCCAATTATTGCAACAATTGGTGATTTATCATTTTCAAGTATTAAGCGTTGAAATGAAATAAAAGATTTTTCTAATATATTAAAGGGACATGGAGGATTATTAGATCGCTTAGACAGTATTATTTTTGTCTTTGTGCTATTCTCACTATTAACCATTATTTTTAAATAA
- a CDS encoding PolC-type DNA polymerase III, giving the protein MKTKDFYKDISFNNFAKYSNLGELESIQDAYILNNQIEFSDDKKNAFLTICFKNIPSFSDFILLKHKIDNFKDLKLHVDFLIDNYYPEDPKIKDYALYFLSLEPKFEEIVKAHQNSSFLQINHEKRKWVFMQIETAYEELLNEIIFYLKDQFAKINLNKVDFEIEIVKIELPKLFASENFILEQEQKLLQINEQVNSVFGKSVYNAKKNKFNSNKANYQLMNIKDIHSIIEIPQQFNVAIKGQVYKTDFIDRKNFIIYKYWISDLKDAIEVSYFQKEKLSDDGIFSINDWIEVYGSLGESFDKSQKIIKANKIIKTESPLMDPVDNEPIKRIELNAKTKMNTMDGIMSPTQLVEFAQKLGHKAVAICDLNGVQAFPEFYQATKSAKIKPIYGASFNIIDKNNKVFLNSFENFNLDDIEYVAFDLETTNLSASFGEIIEFGGVIIKNKRIIEEFQFFLKPNTSISSFTTNLTSITNQMLQEQGLEQIDGLNKIYNILNNRYAIAHNCNFDMGFIYQKFSEYNIPIPNTTFMDALAISRLLFPWKRRHTLGAFCSYLSIDYKEDEAHRADYDARVLANVWMAAIEELKKSNIYTCNDLSSLITDGYYSNVRADEMSVLVLNQQGLKELFQFVTLALTKRYFGRAKLFYDDLVKSPNLLFGSGGIRSGLIDAYLFGSQYQQQKLLKLFDYIEVPHPSAFLNNVGENDLTLQQIQVALKKLIQDATKLGKIVIAISDARYEKDQDQIFYKSLVYSMGIGGTPHFLFNKSKAQVGNLVIPKLHFLTTREMLDQFAFLGDLQMIKDVVINNTHKIEKMVANDIQVIKKDLYTPKFDNSHQKLYDLVYKTAREKYGENLPPIIEERLEKEIQPIIKYGYDVIYWISNRLIKKCEDMGSIAGSRGSVGSSLVATMAGITEVNPLPPHYICPKCKHFEVFENSEITSGYDLDDKKCPKCNIIMDKDGHSIPFETFLGFNADKVPDIDLNFSGDYQSEIHNEVKRIFGEENTLRAGTISTIKEKTAFGYIKKIEEEYNFGYSRNFIDFLSSKIIGVKRTTGQHPGGIIIIPKEFQVEDFTPTNYPADDISIDWKTTHFDFHAIHDNVLKLDILGHRDPTAILMLQRITNINFQRDIPKKDPRVMSLFTSTKELNIDPSQIGGEQTGAIGLPEFGTSFVRKMLKEAKPTSFADLISISGLSHGTDVWANNAQTLIKNNSFTLRDVICCRDDILYYLKGKGVDALESFKIMEKVRKGKGLTDEEASKLEGQNIPSWYIDSMQKIKYMFPKAHAAAYVLMAWRIAWFKLYYPLEYYATFLTIRVEEFDIETIVNDHGALRTNKKINEINKLPKKTVLDDALLTTLESVRELYARGFSINNINLEKSLEKEWVIDKNNKALIPPFSAVKGLGESVAKKIIQARNEREFISKEDFAKRTSINKTLLDTLNNLGVLNTLDDTDQMKLF; this is encoded by the coding sequence ATGAAAACTAAGGATTTTTACAAAGATATTTCTTTTAATAATTTTGCTAAATATTCAAATTTAGGAGAATTAGAATCAATTCAAGATGCTTATATTTTAAATAATCAAATCGAATTTAGTGATGATAAGAAAAATGCATTTTTAACAATTTGTTTTAAGAATATTCCTTCGTTTTCTGATTTTATTTTACTTAAACATAAAATCGATAATTTTAAAGATTTAAAACTTCACGTTGATTTTTTAATTGATAATTATTACCCAGAAGACCCAAAAATTAAAGATTATGCTTTATATTTTCTCTCGCTAGAACCAAAATTTGAAGAAATTGTTAAAGCTCATCAAAATTCTTCGTTTTTGCAAATTAATCATGAAAAACGTAAATGAGTCTTTATGCAAATCGAAACTGCATATGAAGAACTTTTAAATGAAATTATTTTTTATTTAAAAGATCAATTTGCCAAAATCAACTTAAATAAGGTAGATTTTGAAATTGAAATAGTAAAAATTGAGCTTCCAAAACTATTTGCATCTGAAAATTTTATTCTTGAACAAGAGCAAAAACTACTGCAAATCAATGAACAAGTAAACAGTGTTTTTGGTAAAAGCGTTTATAACGCTAAAAAAAACAAATTCAATTCAAATAAAGCTAATTATCAACTAATGAACATAAAAGATATTCATTCAATTATTGAAATTCCACAACAATTTAATGTAGCAATTAAAGGTCAAGTTTATAAAACTGATTTTATTGATCGTAAAAATTTCATTATATATAAATACTGAATTTCTGATTTAAAAGATGCTATTGAAGTATCATACTTTCAAAAAGAAAAATTATCAGATGATGGAATTTTTTCAATTAATGATTGAATTGAAGTTTATGGTTCTTTAGGAGAAAGTTTTGATAAATCACAAAAAATTATCAAGGCTAATAAAATTATTAAAACCGAATCTCCTTTAATGGACCCTGTAGATAATGAACCAATTAAGCGAATTGAGTTAAACGCCAAAACTAAAATGAACACAATGGACGGAATAATGAGTCCAACTCAACTTGTTGAATTTGCACAAAAATTAGGTCATAAAGCTGTAGCTATTTGTGACTTAAATGGAGTTCAAGCTTTTCCTGAATTTTATCAAGCTACAAAATCAGCTAAAATCAAACCAATTTATGGTGCTTCATTTAATATAATCGACAAGAATAATAAAGTCTTTTTAAATTCCTTTGAAAATTTTAATTTAGATGATATTGAGTATGTTGCATTTGACCTTGAAACAACCAATCTTTCAGCTAGTTTTGGTGAAATAATTGAATTTGGTGGGGTCATTATCAAAAACAAAAGAATTATTGAAGAATTTCAATTCTTTCTCAAACCAAATACTTCAATTTCTTCTTTTACCACTAATTTAACTTCAATTACCAATCAAATGCTTCAAGAACAAGGGCTTGAACAAATTGATGGGCTAAATAAAATCTATAATATTTTAAACAATCGCTACGCCATTGCTCACAACTGTAATTTTGATATGGGATTTATTTATCAAAAATTTTCTGAATATAATATCCCAATTCCAAATACCACATTCATGGACGCTTTAGCGATCTCTCGGCTTTTATTCCCTTGAAAAAGAAGACACACTCTTGGTGCTTTTTGTTCTTATTTATCAATTGATTACAAAGAGGATGAAGCGCACCGTGCTGATTATGATGCTCGAGTTCTTGCCAACGTTTGAATGGCTGCTATTGAAGAATTAAAAAAATCTAATATTTATACTTGTAATGATTTATCTTCATTAATAACTGATGGTTATTATTCAAATGTTCGTGCCGATGAAATGAGTGTTTTAGTTTTAAACCAACAAGGTTTAAAAGAATTGTTTCAATTTGTCACTTTAGCTTTAACCAAGCGTTATTTTGGCCGTGCTAAATTGTTTTATGATGATTTAGTTAAGTCTCCTAACTTACTGTTTGGCTCAGGTGGAATCCGAAGCGGTTTAATAGACGCTTATTTATTTGGTAGCCAATATCAACAACAAAAATTATTAAAATTATTTGACTATATTGAAGTCCCACATCCAAGTGCCTTCTTAAATAATGTTGGTGAAAATGACTTAACTTTACAACAAATTCAAGTTGCTCTTAAAAAATTAATTCAAGATGCGACAAAACTAGGAAAAATAGTTATTGCTATCTCAGATGCTCGATACGAAAAAGATCAAGATCAAATTTTTTATAAATCTTTAGTTTATTCAATGGGTATTGGTGGCACTCCACACTTTTTATTCAATAAATCTAAAGCACAAGTTGGAAATTTAGTTATTCCAAAACTTCATTTTTTAACAACTAGAGAAATGTTGGATCAATTTGCTTTTTTAGGCGATTTACAAATGATTAAAGATGTTGTAATTAATAACACTCATAAAATTGAAAAAATGGTTGCAAACGATATTCAAGTCATTAAAAAAGATTTGTATACGCCTAAATTTGACAATTCTCATCAAAAACTTTATGATTTAGTTTATAAAACTGCTCGAGAAAAATATGGGGAAAATTTACCTCCAATTATCGAAGAGCGTCTTGAAAAAGAAATTCAACCAATTATTAAATATGGTTATGATGTTATTTATTGAATTTCAAATCGTTTAATTAAAAAATGTGAAGATATGGGCTCAATTGCTGGAAGTAGGGGAAGTGTTGGTTCTTCGCTTGTGGCCACAATGGCCGGAATTACCGAAGTAAACCCACTGCCACCACACTATATTTGTCCAAAATGCAAACATTTTGAAGTCTTTGAAAATTCTGAAATTACTTCTGGTTATGATCTAGATGATAAAAAATGTCCAAAATGTAACATAATAATGGATAAAGATGGTCATTCGATTCCGTTTGAAACCTTTTTAGGTTTCAACGCTGACAAAGTTCCTGATATTGATTTAAACTTTTCTGGTGATTATCAATCCGAAATCCATAATGAAGTTAAGCGTATTTTCGGAGAAGAAAATACGCTTAGGGCCGGTACTATTTCTACTATTAAAGAAAAAACTGCCTTTGGTTATATTAAAAAAATTGAAGAAGAATATAACTTTGGCTACTCACGAAATTTTATTGACTTTTTATCTTCTAAAATTATCGGTGTAAAAAGAACAACTGGGCAACACCCTGGTGGAATTATTATTATTCCAAAAGAATTTCAAGTGGAAGATTTTACACCAACTAATTATCCCGCTGATGATATTAGTATTGATTGAAAAACAACTCACTTTGATTTTCACGCGATTCATGATAATGTCCTAAAGCTTGATATTTTAGGACACCGTGATCCGACTGCTATCTTAATGCTTCAAAGAATTACTAATATTAATTTTCAAAGAGATATTCCTAAAAAAGATCCGCGAGTGATGTCATTATTTACTTCCACCAAGGAATTAAATATTGATCCTTCGCAAATTGGAGGTGAACAAACCGGAGCAATTGGTTTACCTGAATTTGGAACCTCTTTTGTTCGTAAAATGCTTAAAGAAGCTAAACCAACAAGTTTTGCTGATCTAATTTCAATTTCAGGTCTTTCACACGGTACAGATGTTTGAGCAAATAATGCTCAAACATTAATTAAAAATAATAGTTTCACCTTAAGAGATGTGATTTGTTGTAGGGATGATATTTTATACTACTTAAAAGGTAAAGGTGTTGACGCTCTTGAATCGTTTAAAATTATGGAAAAAGTCCGTAAAGGAAAAGGACTTACAGATGAAGAAGCATCTAAACTTGAAGGACAAAATATCCCTTCTTGATATATTGATAGTATGCAAAAAATTAAATATATGTTCCCTAAAGCTCACGCGGCCGCTTATGTACTAATGGCTTGAAGAATTGCATGATTTAAACTTTATTATCCACTTGAATATTACGCTACTTTTTTAACTATTAGAGTTGAAGAATTTGATATTGAAACTATTGTTAATGATCATGGAGCTCTGAGAACTAATAAGAAAATTAACGAAATTAACAAATTACCTAAGAAAACTGTTCTAGATGACGCATTATTAACGACCCTTGAATCAGTCCGTGAATTGTACGCTCGTGGTTTTTCAATTAATAATATAAACCTTGAAAAATCACTTGAAAAAGAATGAGTAATTGACAAAAATAACAAAGCACTAATTCCTCCTTTTTCAGCTGTTAAAGGGCTTGGAGAATCTGTGGCTAAGAAAATAATTCAAGCCCGTAACGAGCGAGAATTTATCTCTAAAGAGGATTTTGCAAAACGAACTTCAATTAACAAAACTCTTCTTGACACTCTTAATAATTTGGGTGTTTTAAATACATTAGACGACACTGATCAAATGAAATTATTTTAG